Proteins co-encoded in one Ornithorhynchus anatinus isolate Pmale09 chromosome 14, mOrnAna1.pri.v4, whole genome shotgun sequence genomic window:
- the CSDC2 gene encoding cold shock domain-containing protein C2 yields MSSDPTAPPAVPPLHSPKSPVWPTFPFPREGSRVWERGSLLLRDLPSPLPTKRTRTYSATARASAGPVFKGVCKQFSRSQGHGFITPENGTEDIFVHVSDIEGEYVPVEGDEVTYKVCPIPPKNQKFQAVEVVLTHLAPHTKHETWSGQIIGS; encoded by the exons ATGTCGTCCGATCCCACGGCCCCTCCGGCGGTCCCGCCGCTCCATTCCCCCAAGTCCCCCGTGTGGCCCACTTTCCCCTTTCCGCGAGAGGGGAGTCGCGTCTGGGAACGAGGCAGCCTCCTGCTAAGAGACCTGCCCAGTCCTCTGCCCACCAAGAGAACCAGGACGTACTCCGC gaCGGCCCGGGCCTCGGCCGGTCCCGTCTTCAAAGGCGTCTGCAAGCAGTTCTCACGCTCCCAAGGCCACGGCTTCATCACTCCCGAGAACGGCACCGAGGATATATTCGTACACGTTTCCGA CATCGAGGGGGAGTACGTGCCCGTGGAGGGAGACGAGGTGACGTACAAGGTGTGCCCCATCCCGCCCAAGAACCAGAAGTTCCAGGCCGTGGAGGTGGTGCTCACCCACCTCGCCCCCCACACCAAGCACGAGACGTGGTCGGGACAGATCATCGGCTCCTAG